The Streptomyces sp. R28 region GCCATGCTGACCGCCTCACTTCAGTCCGGACGTCGCCATGCCGTCGATGAGGTAGCGCTGGAAGGCCATGAAGAAGGCGATGACCGGGATCAGCGCCACCAGCGACATCGCGATCATGCTGCCGTAGTTGGAGATGCCCTCCTGGTCGCGGAACATCATCAGGCCGAGCGAGACGGTGTACTTGGAGGGGGTGTTGAGGTAGATCAACGGACCCATGAAGTCGTTCCAGGCGTTGATGAAGGTGAAGATCGCGCTGGTGATGAGGGCGGGGCGGCACAGCGGCAGCACAATGGACCAGTAGGTCCGCAGGTGCCCGCAGCCGTCGAGCTTCGCCGCCTCGTCCAGCTCGCGCGGCAGCCCGCGCATGAACTGCACCATCAGGAAGACGAAGAACGCCTCCGTGGCCAGGAACTTGCCCGCCACCAGCGGCACCAGCGTGTCGACGAGTTCCAGCTTGCGGAACATCACGTACTGCGGGATGAGCAGGACGTGATACGGCAGCAGCAGCGTACCGATCATCAGCGTGAACAGCAGGTTCCGCCCGGCGAACCGGATCTTGGCGAAGGCGTACGCGGTCAGCGAGCTGGACAGCACGACACCGACCACGGCGAGGCCCGCGTACATCAGCGAGTTCATGAAGAAGCTGCTGATGGAGATGCCGGAGATGCCGTCCGCGAGCCCCGAGAAGTTCGCCCAGACCGGCTTGGTGGGCAGCAGGTCGATGCTGGCGATGATGTCCTTGCTCGGTTTGAACGAGGCACCGAGGACCCAGATCACCGGGTACAGGATGACCGCGAGGATGACGAGCGCGCCGAGGTGCCAGGCGATCGATCCGAAGCGCCGCCGCTCACTCGCGGTGTGCACAACAGGGCTGGTGACACTGGTCACTTGGCGGCCTCCTCGTAGTGCACCCACTTCTTCTGCGACCAGAACAGGACCGCCGTGACCAGCGCCACCGCGACCACCAGCGTCCAGGCCATCGCTGCGGCGAAGCCCATCTGGGCCTCCTTGAAGCCCTTCTGGTAGAGGTAACAGGTGTAGACGAGGGTGGCGTCGGCGGGCCCGCACCGGGTGTCGGAGACGACGTAGGCGGAGCCGAACACCTGGAAGGCGTGGATGGACTCCAGCAGGACGTTGAAGAACAGCACCGGGGAGATCATCGGCAGCGTGATGTTCCAGAACCTGCGGAAGGGCCCGGCCCCGTCCATCTCCGCGGCCTCGTACAGCTCCTGCGGCACCTGCTTGAGACCGGCCAGGAAGATGACCATCGGCGCGCCGAACTGCCAGATGCTCAGCGCGACCAGGGCGTAGATGACGTAGTCCGGGTTGCCGATCCAGCCGCCCACGTCGACGCCGAAGACCTTCTGGGTACGGTCCACGATCGCGTCGTCCGAGAACAGCGCCCGCCACACGAAGCCGACGGAGACGCTGGCACCGATGAGCGAGGGCATGTAGAACGCGGCCCGGTACAGGCCCTGTCCGCTCCGCTTCTGCGCGAGCAGCAGCGCGACGCCGAGCGCGAGCAGCAGCTTCAGCGGCGTGGCCACGACGACGTACTTGAGCGTGACCTCCACCGACTTCTGCCAGCGCGGGTCCTGGAACATCGTCGTGAAGTTGTCGAACCCCACCCACTCGGGCGGCGTGAACAGGTTGTAGCGGGTGAACGCGTAGTACAGCGACGCGATCATCGGCCCCGCCGTGAGCAGCAGGAATCCCGCGATCCACGGCGACATGAAGAGATAGCCGACGAGGTTCTCGCGGCGCCGCCCGCGCCGCCCGGCGGCGGGAGCGGCGGACCGCTTCCCGGCCGGGCGCACGGGCGCTTCCTTGACGAGCGTCATGGTGGTACGTCCCCTCAGCCCGCGAACGCGGCCTTGGCCTCGCTGAACAGCGCCTTGGCGGCGTCGGCCGGCTTGGACTTGCCCTGGGCGACCTCACCACCGAGGCGCAGGAACGCCGCCTCGATGACATCGGCGCCGGACGGGTGCGGGGTGATCTTCCCGAGCACGCCCGCCTTGGCGACCTCGTCCTCGTAGGCCGCGACACCCTTGTTCTGGGCGTCGGCCGGCTTGAAGGCGTCGTACTGCTCGGTGGTGGCGAGGATGCCGCGGTCGTAGCCCATGATCTTGCCGACCTCGGGGTCGTGAACCATGAAGCTGATGAACTGGGCGACTTCCTTGGGGTGCTTGGTCCCGGAGAAGCCGCTGAGCATCAGCGAACCGAGGTACTGGCCGGTGTCCTTGCCGTCCGTGGTGGGGATCGGCGCGAGCCCGTAGTCGGACTCGCCCTCGCCCTCGTAGCGGATGGAGAAGTTGTCCCAGGTGAACTCGGACGCGGCGAGCCCCGCCGACAGACCCGACTTCGGCTTGACCTGCTCGATCTTCTTCGGGTCGGCGACGAGCCCGGACTTCACGCGCTTGTAGCCGTCCTCCCACCACTGCGTCACATCGTCCTCGGTGAAGCCGAGATCGGAGTCGGTGAAGAACGCCTTGCCGTTCTGGCGCAGATACAGGTCGTAGAGGTACATGATGCCGAAGTAGCCGGTGTCACCTGCGATCTTCAGCTTGTCCTGGATCGTCTGGAGCGCGTCGAAGTACTCGTCCCAGGTCCAGCCCATCTTCGCCTCGACGCCCGCCTTCTTGAACGCCTTGAGGTCGATGACGAGCGCCATCGTGTTGGCGCCGACGGGGATGCCGATCTGCTTGCCGTCGACCTGACCGTTCGCCAGAACGCCGTTGCGGAAGTTGTCCAGGCTCAGATTCCCGGCGTCCGCCTGCGACTTGAGATCCAGCAGAACTCCGCGCTTGTCGTACTTGCGCAGGAAACCGACGGCATTCTGGAAAACGTCCGGCGGATTTCCACCGGAGGCCTGGGTCTGGAACTTCTCCCAGAACGCCTCGTAGTCGGTGAATTCAGGCTTGATCTTGATCTTCGGGTACTTCTTCTCGAAGAGCGCGATCGTCTTCTTGATGGCGATGGTGCGCGGCTCGCCACCCCACCACGCGTAACGGAGTGTCACCGTCCCGTCGCCGGAACCGCTGTCCCCGCCGCATCCGGTCGTCGCGGCCAGCCCGAGCGTGGCCGCCGTGGCGCCGGCCGTCTTCAGGATCGTGCGCCTGTCGACATTCCTGTTGGTTCCCACAGTCGGGCCCTCCCCGCAGCGTCGTTCCCGCCTGCATGAATCGTTTCAAGTAAGCGCTTGCTGGCACAAGTTACGGAGGGCCTCGGGGTGCGTCAATGATTCGGACAGGAATTTCTTGTGGGCTCGCCCGGGGAGTTGACGGCACGCGAGGGCGGGCGGGTCAGGCCGGCGGAGCGATGCCGCAGGTGAGAGGCGCGCGGTCGGTGTATCGAACGGGAAACCGACTGTCGTACGCATGTGCCGGTCGGCCGAAAGTCGTCTGTCGCCGATGAGTTGACGAGGCGTCGTCTTCACTCACCCCAGGGCGAGGACGCGACCTTGCGAGGCGTCACCCACGCGGCACCGCGGGACGAGGTGCGCCACCCTCCACCGCACTGCGGGCACGCTTCCGCCCGCGCACAGGAACACCTGCCCGCACCGCCCCCCTGGGGGCTCGCTCGCGCGGACCGGCGCACACAGAAACGACGGCGGCCCGCCTGCACAATCGCAGGCGGGCCGCCGGATCCGGGTGGGCGATACTGGGTTCGAACCAGTGACCTCTTCGGTGTGAACGAAGCGCTCTCCCACTGAGCTAATCGCCCGGACGCAGGAAGAACATTACCCCATGTCAGGGGGTGCGCGTGACCAGCGCGGACCCGCACCGGCCGACGCCCGCACCCCCGTCGCGGATCACTGGTCCTTGATCTTCCAGGGCATGACGATGCCGAACTTCCACACGTAGATACCGACAAGCACGGCAATGATCACGAGGCCGATCGACGTCAGGATGATGTTGCGGCGGCGCACCTTCGGGTCGAGCGCCTTCTGCGCCGCCTCGGTGACCTTGCGCTTGGTCCAGCGCAGCACCAGCTGAGCCCAGACGAACTCGGTCGCCCAGACCGCCATGCCACCGAAGATCACGACCCAGCCCGGACCGGGCAGCGGCAGCATGATGATGCCGGCGACCACGATCGCCAGGCCGGTGACGAAAACACCCACCTGCCAGCTCAGGTGCAGCGCACGGCGCGCCTTGATGAACTCCGGCGCTCTGGAGCCGAGGCCCCGCTCGCTGTCGCCTTTCACACCATCCACTTCGGTCTCGTCAGCCGCCATGGCAACCCCGCCAGGCTCGTTACTCCCCGTATTCATACGGCCAAACCCTACCGGACGGAAACCAGTCACCGGAATGGTCGTACCTCGCGAACGGGTTCTCGGCCGGAAGAGTTACGTAAACACACGCAAAACACTCAGAGGGGTTTACAACGGCACCGTAGGTGGCATGTCGATTTCGCCGACGTGCGAATCCCCGAGCGCACACTGAGCGAAAGGCCCTGGCGCTTATGAACACCACGGTCAGCTGCGAGCTGCACCTGCGCCTCGTTGTGTCGAGCGAGTCCTCCCTGCCTGTCCCCGCAGGCCTGCGGTACGACACGGCCGACCCCTACGCCGTGCACGCCACCTTCCACACCGGAGCCGAGGAAACCGTCGAGTGGGTGTTCGCCCGCGATCTTCTTGCGGAGGGCCTCCACCGGCCCACCGGAACCGGCGACGTCCGTGTCTGGCCGTCGCGCAGTCACGGCCAGGGCGTCGTTTGCATCGCCCTGAGCTCTCCGGAGGGCGAGGCGCTGCTCGAGGCCCCGGCGCGGGCCCTGGAGTCCTTCCTGAAGCGAACGGATGCCGCTGTGCCTCCCGGCACGGAGCATCGGCATTTCGATCTCGACCAGGAGCTCTCGCACATCCTGGCGGAGAGCTAGGGCGAGGCCCCACAAAGCCGCCCGGCGCCGTCGACTCGGGGAGACGGCTCGGGCCAAGACAACCGCATACGGCACACAGCAACGCCGTCTTCGCTCCGCGGGGGCGGCATTGCTGTGCCCTGGGGGGCGGGGCCGTGGCGTGAGGGTGGCGTCGGGCCTGCACCGGTCGGAGATCAGCCCGACCCGGCTCGGCTCGGCTCGGCTCGGCTCGGCTCGGCTCGGCTCGGCTCGGCGGGAACCGTTGGCGCCATTGTGGCGTTGTAATCGAAGCCGCGTGCGGGCGCGGCCGGTGTGAAGGCTCTGTGAGCCACTACCATCGGCCAGCATCGGCGGGCACCCCGCCCGACCCCAGGCCAGGGAGCGAAACGTGCTGATCACCCATGACACCCGGTGTGCTCTCGATGCCGTGGTGGATCTGGTGAACACCGCACCGGATGACGAGGGGGCTCCGGACAGGCTGCCGGACGTCGCGGCTCTCGGGGATTTCGTACGAAAGCACGAAATCAGCGATGTCAGGGTCATCTCGGAGTTCGATCTGTCGGCGGTACGCAAGGTGCGGGGCCGGTTCGCCGCGGTCTTCGCGGAGCCGGACGCCCGGCGCACGGCCGGGCTGATCAACGAGCTCGTCGCCGCCGCGGGCACCACCCCCCGGCTCACGGACCACGACGGCTATGACTGGCATGTGCACTACTTCGCCCCTGGTGCCTCCGTTGCCGACCACCTGGCGGCCGACTGCGGCATGGCGCTCGCGTTCTTCGTGGTGGCCGGGGAGCAGGAGCGACTGCGGCGCTGTGAGGCGCCGGACTGCCGGCATGCCTTCGTGGATCTTTCCCGCAACCGTTCGCGGCGGTACTGCGACAGCCGTACCTGCGGAAACCGTCTGCATGTGGCCGCCTACCGGGCGCGCCGCAAGGAGGCGGCCGGCTGAGCGGCGGCACTCGCCCGCAGAGACCGACACGACCCGTCTGTCGACGCGGGCCCCGGCGGGTGGCGCCGGGGACCGCGGGTACGGCTCAGAGCAGCAGCAGATCGTGCAGCGCAGCCATGAGCAGCAGACACCCGATCACCGCAAGGAAGATCATCAGCGGTGGCTGGGAAAGGGCGAAGAGGCACCCACGAGGCTCGTCCTGAGGTGGCGCGGCCTCGCTCTGTGTCGTGTCCAGCATCTCGCGGCGATGATGGCGCAGTTGCCCCGTGCCGCGCGATCAACACGCCCGGAATGAGCGGGAGTTCGCCGAATTCCGTGATGTCCGGTTCGAGTCGTGATCGCTTACGGCCGGGCGGCGACCCACTGTGTCGTTTCAGTCCGGCATGCGGGCGTCATATGCCGTGCTTCTTGAGGATGGCCTCGATGTCCCCGAAGTCGTCGCCGGCCTCGGCTCGGGGTGCGGTCGCGGGCCGGGTCGCCTGACGGGAGCCCTGCCCCAGCGAGGGCGCCGAGGCCGTGGGAGCCACCGCCTCGCTCCGGCCCGCGGCACGGGCCTCCTTGCGCTCCTTGCGGGTGCCGCCCCGGCGACGCTCCACCGCGCGCGTGCTCGCGAACAGCATCCAGGACAGGCCGAGGACTGCGAATCCCGCCCACGCCGTAGGGCTGAAAGCAGTGTCCGCCAGCCATTCGACGATCCCGGTCATCACCAGGCCGAGGGGCACCAGGGAGTACGCGGCCATACGCGCGGCCGCGAGGAAACGCTTGCGGTACGCCGTGACCGCCGCGATGCCCAGGCCGGCCACGGCGACGGCGGAACAGACGGTCTCGGCAATCATCCGGTCCTCCAGGCAGGCTGGGTCGGGTCAGGGCACTTCGTCCCTTCCATCCTGCACCGTGGCAACCCCGCGCGGCCATGCCTGGGCCGGACATCAGGGACATCTCCGGGTCACCTCCTCCGCAGGTGCCGGTCACCGTCGTACGGTCAGGGCCGACGGCCACCGAAGCACCAGGTCGGATTGGGTCGTCCGCGCCGAGGCTGGGAGACTGGGCCCATGAGCGACTCCTCCCCCGACCGCCCCGCCGCCCCCGTTCTCGACGTCTGGTGCGAGCTGCAGTGCCCCGACTGCCGCAGCGCCCTGGACGATCTCCGTGCCCTGCGCGCCCGCTACGGCGACCGGCTGGAGCTGCGGCTGCGGCACTTCCCGCTGGAGAAGCACAAGCACGCCTTCGCCGCCGCGCAGGCCGTCGAGGAGGCGCTGGAGCAGGGGCAGGGCTGGGAGTACGTCGAGGCCGTGCTGGGCCGGGTCGAGGAGCTGGACCGTAAGGGAGAGCCCTTCCTGGTGGAGGTGGCCCGGGAACTCGGCCTGGACGCCGAGGAGTTCGACACCGCGCTGATCGACGGCCGGCACATCCTGATCGTCGACGCCGACCAGGCCGAGGGCAAGGCGATCGGCGTGACCGGTACCCCGACGTATGTGATCGGCGGCGAGCGACTCGACGGCGGCAAGAGCCAGGAGGGCCTGCGCGAGCGCATCGAGAAGATCGCGGACCGGCTGCTGGCCGAACCGAGCGCCTGACCGCCACCGGTCCGGCCGGGCCGGGCCGGCCGCGGCAAGACCCTGTCCCGGCGTAGGTCGGCTGCTACAGCAGCGTCTTGTACACGGCGTACTGCTTCGTCTCGTAGCCGAGTGACTCGTAGAGCCGCTCGGCCGGGGTGTTGCCCGCGAAGACGTTCAGGCCGATGGCCCGGTACCCCGCGGCGATCGCCTGGGCCTCGGCCAGCAGCATCAGCGTGCGCCCGTGTCCCTTGCCCCGGTGGGCGGCGTCGGTCTCGACGTCGTAGACGTAGGCGCAGCCTTCACGCGACGCCACCCAGAGGGTGCCCACCGGAGTTCCCTCGTGTTCGAGGACGCTGATGAGCGCGTCCGGGGTGCGCAGGCCGTCCGGCAGCAGTGCGGCGTGGTCCTGCTCCGACTTGGCCCGGGCCTCGGCCTCCGGAACCCCGCGCTCGACCCAGCTGCGCGTGTAGCCCTCATGGCTCTCGGCCAGCCAGGATCCGTACTCGGCCTCCGTCAGGGGACGAGCGCGGCTGCCCGGTGGCAGATCGGGCGGGGTGGCGCCGAGCGTCTTCTCCATGCTGCGGTTGCGTACGACGTAGCCGAGCGCCGTGGCGAGACGCATTCCCGACGCGGCGTCGCCGGGGACCGTCGCCTCGATGCGCGTGCATCCCCAGCCGCGCGCGACCTCCTCCGCGGCGAGCGCCGCGACGGTGCCCCGGCCGCGTCGCCGGTCCGGTTCCTCGATCCGCAGCTCCGATATCCGGGCCACCGCGTCACCGAAGACGGGATGCGTCCCGAGGTGAAGGGCGCCCACGGGGCGGCCGTTCACACACACCTGATAGCGGCGCGAACGCGTTCCGTCGTCATTGCGCTGAAGCGGCTCGGTCGGCCGCAGAGTCGTGGTCATCAAGGGGAGTTCTACCCGCCACGACGCCCGGGGTCAGCCGAATATCCGCGTCCGATGGACGCGCGCCCGTCGTACGCGTCCACTGTGTCCGCGTCCGTCACGGATCCAGGTCGTCCCCGGAGCGCTCGTCGAAGATCCGCATGGCCTTGGCGGCCACCGGTCCCGCCGACCCGGGCAGTTCGCGCTCGTCGACCCGGTGCACGCCCTGCACGTCGCGCAGCGTGGAGGTGAGGAAGACCTCCTCGGCCCGCTCCAGCACCTCCAGCGGCAGGTCGGTCTCCTTGGCACCGGTCCACTCGATCGCCAACGCGCGCGTGATGCCCGCGAGGCAGCCCGAGGCGAGCGGCGGGGTGTGGATCTCGCCGTCCAGGACGACGAAGACGTTCGAGCCCGTGCCCTCGCAGAGTTGCCCGACCGTGTTGCCGAACAGGGCCTCGGAGGCGCCGTGTTGGCGGGCGCGGGCGAGGGCGACGACGTTCTCGGCGTACGAGGTCGTCTTCAGACCGGCGAGCGCGCCGCGTTCGTTGCGGGTCCATGGCACGGTGATGACGGCCGTGGCGTCGGGGCGGCGGGTGGTCTCGCCGAGAGCGACGACGAGGGTCGGGCCGTGCTCGCCGCGGTCGGAGCCGAGGGGCCCGTGGCCGCCGGTGTAGGTGATGCGCAGCCGGCCGAGCGGCATCGGGTTGGCCTCGAGGACAGCGGCGCAGGCGCGGCGGACCTCGTCGTGGTCGGGCTCGGGCAGGCCGAGACCACGCGCCGAGCGCGTCAGCCGGTCGAGGTGCCGGGTCAGTGCGAACGGACGGCCCTCCACCGCCTTCACCGTCTCGAAGATGCCGTCGCCCACGGTCAGCCCGTGGTCGAAGACGGAGACACGGGCGGACTCGATGTCCTGCAGCCCGCCGTCAAGCCAGATCCTCACGATTGCAGTCCCTCTCCACTCACCTCGTACACTCCCGACGCTACCGCGAGCAGCCGGGACGCCTTCAGCTCGGTCTCCCGCCACTCCCCCTCCGGGTCCGACCCCCAGGTGATCCCGGCACCGGTGCCGAAGCGCAGCGCCCCCGCGGCCCGGTCGATCCAGAAGGTACGTATCCCGACGGCCAGCTCACCGATGCCCCGGTCGGCGTCGACCCAGCCGATGCCGCCGCAGTACGGCCCGCGCGGCGCCGTCTCCAACGCGTCGATGATCCGCAGCGCACTCGACTTGGGCGCACCGGTGACCGAGCCGGGCGGGAACGCGGCGTCGAGCAGCTCGGGCCACCCGGCACCGGCACGCAGCTCACCGCGCACGGTCGACACCAGATGGACAAGCCCCGGATGTTTCTCCACGGCGCACAGGTCGGGGACGGTCACGGTGCCGGTGGCACACACGCGGCCGATGTCGTTGCGCACGAGGTCGACGATCATCACGTTCTCGGCGTAGTCCTTCTCCAGAAGGTCCGCCTCGGTGCGCCCGGTGCCCTTGATCGGCCCGGACTCCACGACCCGCCCCTCCCTGCGCAGGAACAGCTCGGGGGAGGCGGTGGCGATCTCCACACCGTGCTCCGGCAGCCGGATCGTTCCTGCGTACGGCGCCGGGTTGCCGCGGGCGAGCAGCGCGGTGAGGGCGTCCACGTCGGCGTCAGGGCCGATCGGCGCGCTCAGGACACGGCAGAGGTTCGCCTGATAGACCTCGCCGGCCGCGATGTGCTCGCGTACACGCCGTACGCCCGCCGTGTACGCGGCGCGATCGAGGGAAGACGTCCAGTCACCGGTCGCCGGGCCCCGCCACTCCCCCGGCCGCGGGGCGGGCACGGGTTCCTCTCGTACGTCCCGGAAGCGGGCGCAGGTCAGACTGCCCTCGAAGTCGGCGCAGACGGCCCAGAAACCACGGGAGTCCAGGGCCGCCGGGTCGCTGGTGACGTCGACGAGACCGGTGGCGACGCGGTCACCGAAGCGGGCGAGAGGAGGGAGGTCGAGCACGCTGTCGAGTCTATGGCCGGTGTCCTGCGGGTGACCTGGCCATGTCCCCTCCGGGGGCGTCGACGGATCCCTGAGCAGGTGCAGCGCAGCACGCTGCACAAACGTGTTTTTGTGCTGGCCGGGGAATCCGCTAGAGTTCAACACGTCGCCGGGACGCGGAAGCGAACCGAAACGACAGGCGGACGTAGCTCAGTTGGTAGAGCGCAACCTTGCCAAGGTTGAGGTCGCGAGTTCGAACCTCGTCGTCCGCTCGCAGGAACAAGGGGATCTTCCCGAACCCCTACACTCCTGGTGGAGTGGCCGAGAGGCGAGGCAACGGCCTGCAAAGCCGTCTACACGGGTTCAAATCCCGTCTCCACCTCCAAGGACGATTAGCTCAGCGGGAGAGCGCTTCCCTGACACGGAAGAGGTCACTGGTTCAATCCCAGTATCGTCCACTGGATCTTCGACAGATCATCGAAGGTCTGGCCCGCGCGATTAGCTCAGCGGGAGAGCGCTTCCCTGACACGGAAGAGGTCACTGGTTCAATCCCAGTATCGCGCACGCAGTAGCCCGTGATCTTCGGTTGGATGGTCGATCACGGTCCCGAGGACGATTAGCTCAGCGGGAGAGCGCTTCCCTGACACGGAAGAGGTCACTGGTTCAATCCCAGTATCGTCCACACTCCGAAGCCCCCGGTCGATGACCGGGGGCTTCTTTGCGCTCGGTGCGGCTCAGCTGGAGAACAGCATGTGGCCGAAGCTCTTGTGACGCTTGTGGCCGTAGTGACCGCCGTGATGCCCGCCGTGCGGTGCGCCCCAGGCGGGGGCCTGAGGTGCGGCCGGGTAGGCCTGCGGGGCGGCCGGAGGCGGCGGGGCGGGCTGCGACCACTGGGACTCCACGCGGGTCAGCGACTCCAGCTCGCCGTAGTCGAGAAATATCCCGCGGCAGCCGCTGCACTGCTCGATCTGAACTCCGTTGCGGTTGTACGTGTGCATCGGCGCATGGCACTTCGGACACTGCATGGTCGGGTCAACTCCTCGCCGGTCGGTCCTGCTTCGCGTATCGCCAGGACAGACTCTGTCCGGCTGCGGTCGGTTGCACCCTACTTTGCGTATCCCTGGGTCAACTCAGGGGGGAGCGAAGCCATTCGGTCGCAGGCGTCGACGAGGGACTGCTCGACCTCGTCCAGGAGACGGCCCTCGGCCAGGGCCTTGGTGATCGCCCGGGCGGCGGTCTGCACGGTGAGGGCGCGGGCCGGGACGTCCAGCGCGGGCCAGGGGTCGCCGTGGGCGGGGACGGCCGGACCGCCGGCGGCGCGGTACGTGGCGAGGAAGCGGTCCCATTCGTCGGGCGGCAGCAGCCCACAGGCGTACCAGGCGGCCGGCCGCCCGAGATCCCAGGCTGGCACGCCTACGCCGAGGTCGTCGATGTCGATGAGCAGCCAAGGGCCGTCCGGGGCCGGGTGACGGACGAGTTGGCCGAGGTGGAGGTCGCCGTGGCAGAGGGTGCTGATGTCGGGCTGGGGCGCCTCGGCGCGGGCCCAGGCCGGAAGGGTGTCCCAGGCGCGGAGAACAGCGGTGGTTCCGCTGGTCAGGTCCGTGCCTTGGGTCAGGTCCGTGCCCGCGGCCGCGTGGAGGCGGGATACGGCGAGGGCGGCTTTGGCGGGGCCGCGCATGGGGGGAAGTGGTGTGGGGGCGGGGGTTCGATGGAGCCGGGCGAGAAGGGTTGCCGCCGCTTCCCAGGGGGCCGCGTCGGGATCTTCCGGGTCGACAGGGTTGCCGTACGGCCAGAAGGTCACGAGTCTGCCGTGCAGGTCGACGGGCGTGGGGGCGAGCGGGGGCAGGAGGAGGCCGGGGAGGTGTGTGGCGGCGGTGAGGCGGGGGGTCAGGTCGCTGGGGGTGATGTCCGCGGCGTGGGCCTTGGCGACGGTGCCGGCGTGCCGGACGACGGTGGCGTCGGGGCGGTCGGCGAGGGTGACGGTCGCTCCGCAGGGACAGGCGGAGGTACGTGAGTGGGCCGCGGCTTCGGCTTGTGCGGTGAGGTGGGGCAGGAGGGGGCTGGGGGTCACTGGGGTCCCTTGCGGTGCGGATGGCCTGGGGCCGAGGGTAGTGGGGTGGCGAGCCCTGCTGAGGGCTGCCGCCGCCAGACCCCCGCTGCGACCCTGATCGGGCCCCGTCCCCAAAACACCGGACAGCCTGAGACGCCCGCAGTCGCCCCGGCCCTGCCGCCGGAGGCACAAGGCAAAGCAATGCCGGCGCAGCTCCCCAGCTGCGCCGGCATTTTTGCCGTCCGCCGCACCCCCGTCCCCACGGGGTTTCATGGGTGGATGTCCCCGCCCGGACCGCTCTTCCGGGCCTGGGGTCGCCGCTCAGCGCCCCAGCATCACTCCCACGGACGACGCCTGTGTGGCCACCGTCTCCCAGCCGTCGAAGACGACGAGGAGGAGGGCCGCCAGAGGAAGGGCCATGAGCGTCGCCACCAGGGGGTGGCGGCGGCCCTGACGGCGGGGGCGCAGCGTCGTGCGCTGCTGTATGCGGATCAGTGTCCGCGGTGCCGTCTGGGCCATGGTCCCTCTCCTGACCTGTGTCAGTTGTCGTTGGCAGCGGCGGGTGTCTGACCTCGGGGGACGAGTGCTGCACCCGCCGCTTGACCTCAAATCTAGGCGGCCGGGCCACCCAGGGCGTCATGCCCTCGTACCGATTGCCGGGCCTCCCGGAGGATGAGCCATGACCTGCGGAGTACTCCCCTGGGTGGAGACGAGGTCCTAGGTCTCGGGGTCTTCCCCGAGGGGACGCCCCGGTCTACGCCGATTTCTCCGAGCTGTCCTCACGCGGCACCGGCTGCTCGACCAGCGCCAGGACGCGGTTCGCCATGAACCGGGCCGTACGCACCACGGAGCCGTTCCGGGTGACTTCGCTCACTTCCACGACACCTCGACGCACCGCCGTCTCCACCCGGCGGCCCG contains the following coding sequences:
- a CDS encoding DsbA family protein — encoded protein: MSDSSPDRPAAPVLDVWCELQCPDCRSALDDLRALRARYGDRLELRLRHFPLEKHKHAFAAAQAVEEALEQGQGWEYVEAVLGRVEELDRKGEPFLVEVARELGLDAEEFDTALIDGRHILIVDADQAEGKAIGVTGTPTYVIGGERLDGGKSQEGLRERIEKIADRLLAEPSA
- a CDS encoding carbohydrate ABC transporter permease yields the protein MTSVTSPVVHTASERRRFGSIAWHLGALVILAVILYPVIWVLGASFKPSKDIIASIDLLPTKPVWANFSGLADGISGISISSFFMNSLMYAGLAVVGVVLSSSLTAYAFAKIRFAGRNLLFTLMIGTLLLPYHVLLIPQYVMFRKLELVDTLVPLVAGKFLATEAFFVFLMVQFMRGLPRELDEAAKLDGCGHLRTYWSIVLPLCRPALITSAIFTFINAWNDFMGPLIYLNTPSKYTVSLGLMMFRDQEGISNYGSMIAMSLVALIPVIAFFMAFQRYLIDGMATSGLK
- a CDS encoding extracellular solute-binding protein, translated to MGTNRNVDRRTILKTAGATAATLGLAATTGCGGDSGSGDGTVTLRYAWWGGEPRTIAIKKTIALFEKKYPKIKIKPEFTDYEAFWEKFQTQASGGNPPDVFQNAVGFLRKYDKRGVLLDLKSQADAGNLSLDNFRNGVLANGQVDGKQIGIPVGANTMALVIDLKAFKKAGVEAKMGWTWDEYFDALQTIQDKLKIAGDTGYFGIMYLYDLYLRQNGKAFFTDSDLGFTEDDVTQWWEDGYKRVKSGLVADPKKIEQVKPKSGLSAGLAASEFTWDNFSIRYEGEGESDYGLAPIPTTDGKDTGQYLGSLMLSGFSGTKHPKEVAQFISFMVHDPEVGKIMGYDRGILATTEQYDAFKPADAQNKGVAAYEDEVAKAGVLGKITPHPSGADVIEAAFLRLGGEVAQGKSKPADAAKALFSEAKAAFAG
- a CDS encoding TIGR02611 family protein; translated protein: MNTGSNEPGGVAMAADETEVDGVKGDSERGLGSRAPEFIKARRALHLSWQVGVFVTGLAIVVAGIIMLPLPGPGWVVIFGGMAVWATEFVWAQLVLRWTKRKVTEAAQKALDPKVRRRNIILTSIGLVIIAVLVGIYVWKFGIVMPWKIKDQ
- a CDS encoding carbohydrate ABC transporter permease, which encodes MTLVKEAPVRPAGKRSAAPAAGRRGRRRENLVGYLFMSPWIAGFLLLTAGPMIASLYYAFTRYNLFTPPEWVGFDNFTTMFQDPRWQKSVEVTLKYVVVATPLKLLLALGVALLLAQKRSGQGLYRAAFYMPSLIGASVSVGFVWRALFSDDAIVDRTQKVFGVDVGGWIGNPDYVIYALVALSIWQFGAPMVIFLAGLKQVPQELYEAAEMDGAGPFRRFWNITLPMISPVLFFNVLLESIHAFQVFGSAYVVSDTRCGPADATLVYTCYLYQKGFKEAQMGFAAAMAWTLVVAVALVTAVLFWSQKKWVHYEEAAK
- a CDS encoding aminotransferase class IV, translating into MRIWLDGGLQDIESARVSVFDHGLTVGDGIFETVKAVEGRPFALTRHLDRLTRSARGLGLPEPDHDEVRRACAAVLEANPMPLGRLRITYTGGHGPLGSDRGEHGPTLVVALGETTRRPDATAVITVPWTRNERGALAGLKTTSYAENVVALARARQHGASEALFGNTVGQLCEGTGSNVFVVLDGEIHTPPLASGCLAGITRALAIEWTGAKETDLPLEVLERAEEVFLTSTLRDVQGVHRVDERELPGSAGPVAAKAMRIFDERSGDDLDP
- a CDS encoding CGNR zinc finger domain-containing protein, producing MLITHDTRCALDAVVDLVNTAPDDEGAPDRLPDVAALGDFVRKHEISDVRVISEFDLSAVRKVRGRFAAVFAEPDARRTAGLINELVAAAGTTPRLTDHDGYDWHVHYFAPGASVADHLAADCGMALAFFVVAGEQERLRRCEAPDCRHAFVDLSRNRSRRYCDSRTCGNRLHVAAYRARRKEAAG
- a CDS encoding SsgA family sporulation/cell division regulator encodes the protein MNTTVSCELHLRLVVSSESSLPVPAGLRYDTADPYAVHATFHTGAEETVEWVFARDLLAEGLHRPTGTGDVRVWPSRSHGQGVVCIALSSPEGEALLEAPARALESFLKRTDAAVPPGTEHRHFDLDQELSHILAES
- a CDS encoding N-acetyltransferase family protein — encoded protein: MTTTLRPTEPLQRNDDGTRSRRYQVCVNGRPVGALHLGTHPVFGDAVARISELRIEEPDRRRGRGTVAALAAEEVARGWGCTRIEATVPGDAASGMRLATALGYVVRNRSMEKTLGATPPDLPPGSRARPLTEAEYGSWLAESHEGYTRSWVERGVPEAEARAKSEQDHAALLPDGLRTPDALISVLEHEGTPVGTLWVASREGCAYVYDVETDAAHRGKGHGRTLMLLAEAQAIAAGYRAIGLNVFAGNTPAERLYESLGYETKQYAVYKTLL